The following coding sequences lie in one Stigmatopora nigra isolate UIUO_SnigA chromosome 4, RoL_Snig_1.1, whole genome shotgun sequence genomic window:
- the LOC144195998 gene encoding AP-3 complex subunit mu-2: protein MIHSLFLVNSSGDIFLEKHWKSVVSRSVCDYFFEAQERASEPENVPPVIPTPHHYLINVLRHRIYFVAVIQSEVPPLFVIEFLHRVVDTFQDYFGVCTEAAIKDNVVVVYELLEEMLDNGFPLATESNILKELIKPPTILRTMVNTITGSTNVGEQLPTGQLSVVPWRRTGVKYTNNEAYFDVVEEIDAIIDKSGSTITAEIQGVIDACVKLTGMPDLTLSFMNPRLLDDVSFHPCVRFKRWEAERILSFIPPDGNFRLLSYHVSSQNLVAIPVYVKHNITFREGSSQGRFDLTLGPKQTMGKAVESVLVNSQLPRGVLNANLNPSQGTYTFDPVTKLLTWDVGKINPQKLPSLKGTMSLQAGASKPDENPTINIQLKIQQMAISGLKVNRLDMYGEKYKPFKGIKYMTKAGKFQVRT from the exons ATGATTCACAGTCTCTTCCTAGTCAACTCCTCCGGAGACATTTTCCTGGAGAAGCACTGGAAGAGTGTGGTGAGCCGCTCTGTATGCGACTACTTCTTTGAGGCTCAGGAGCGTGCAAGTGAACCCGAAAACGTCCCACCTGTGATCCCCACCCCGCACCACTATCTTATCAATGTCCTCAGACATCGCATATACTTTGTGGCGGTCATACAGAGTGAAGTTCCGCCACTCTTTGTCATCGAGTTTCTGCACAGAGTCGTCGATACATTCCAG gACTATTTTGGTGTATGCACTGAGGCTGCCATCAAGGACAATGTAGTCGTAGTTTATGAATTATTGGAGGAAATGTTGGACAACGGCTTCCCCCTTGCTACAGAGTCCAATATTCTCAAAGAGCTTATCAAGCCCCCCACCATTCTCCGCACGATGGTTAACACTATCACAG GCAGCACCAATGTGGGTGAACAGCTCCCAACTGGCCAGCTGTCCGTGGTACCATGGAGACGAACTGGTGTCAAATATACCAACAATGAAGCCTATTTTGACGTTGTGGAGGAAATAGATGCCATCATTGATAAGTCAG GTTCCACCATAACGGCTGAAATCCAAGGAGTCATTGATGCCTGCGTCAAACTGACAGGCATGCCTGACCTGACTCTATCGTTTATG AATCCTCGGCTGTTGGATGACGTCAGCTTTCACCCGTGTGTTCGATTTAAGCGTTGGGAAGCTGAGAGAATCCTTTCCTTCATCCCTCCTGATGGAAACTTCCGCCTCCTTTCGTATCACGTCAGCTCTCAAAA CCTGGTGGCCATTCCCGTGTACGTGAAGCACAACATCACTTTCCGCGAAGGAAGCTCCCAGGGGCGCTTTGACTTGACCCTGGGCCCCAAACAGACCATGGGCAAGGCTGTGGAATCAGTGCTGGTCAACAGTCAGCTCCCGAGAGGGGTTCTCAACGCCAATCTCAACCCCTCCCAGGGAACGTACACCTTTGATCCAGTCACAAAG TTATTGACTTGGGATGTGGGCAAGATCAACCCCCAGAAGCTTCCGAGTTTGAAAGGCACCATGAGTTTGCAGGCGGGGGCTTCCAAACCTGATGAGAACCCTACCATCAACATTCAGCTCAAAATTCAGCAGATGGCCATCTCAG GGCTGAAGGTGAACCGTTTGGACATGTATGGGGAGAAGTACAAACCTTTCAAAGGTATCAAGTACATGACCAAAGCTGGGAAGTTCCAAGTGCGGACATGA